The DNA window tgttttgtcaaaaaagagTTCTGTGCTGGTCAATTCAAGTGTCATTTTGGCTCAATACACTCCTAGACGTCGAATGTAAGTTTTACTTAGTCTTTTCCTGACTTTATTTCACCTTGTGTCGATAATGTTTAGCTGCCCAGTTTTTCAAGTCAAACATATGGTTGGTTTGTTCTTGCTAATGCGAAATATACTAAATTGCAGCGTTGTGCTATGAAGGGAGTAGTAACAATTGTATGTTGAAGCACTGGTAGCACTATGCCAAACATTGTGTCCCTTTTAAAGATGTCATTGTACCATATGGACTTCATGGAGGAAGCTCAAATAGAAGTATGAAAAGCATGTTAACACCATAATAACATTTCTATACGCAAGCATTTGGAAATCTATGGCAAGCAATTTGTCCACTAAATAATAGCCATATCACCATAGGGCTTTCAGCAAAGCCAGAACTGCTGACTATATTATGGCCACGCAGTCTTTGTTtaattaaccttcgccggtcgtcgtgggtccgtgtggacccagaagggtgtttaattgcaaatatctctgaaaccagttggaattttttaatgagcttttaagaatgcctcagacacctaaaaagctcttatgtcctaaaagatcattaaatttcagcgagaagtaactaaaacaacacagccccacgacgtctacagaagggtattgacgtttttccttttttgagaagctttagtccgcacggtagtcattaaattaataaattaatttaattacttctcgcggaaatttaaccacggcgtctacaaaaggggatgcacgtttttgcttctttggaaagcatgggtctacagaagggtatgcatattttccttctttgagaagcatgggtccgcacggccccacgatgtcttccgtgtgcaGTCGATAAaccggtcgggcgaaggttaaaagAGTAATTCCTTTCCACACAATCGCCTGCTGGCTCATGTTGATATCCATTTCCTCGACATGTCTTTTATCAAATAAGAACATGCAGCATATTAGGTATAACTCATGTTGGAGTGTGCCAAGGTGGATGGATAGTCTCACAATTCCACGCAAAACGCCTAGGCGGATCTAAGATGATTCATACGGGTTTCCACACAGGCGGGAAGGGGACTTTAAGAGGAGAAGTCTAACTGCCATGAGACTGTATCAATGGACATTGCAATCTGTATTTCAGACGAGAAGTACAATTGCCAGCAGACAGTTTCATGAACATTGCAGTCTGTGTTTCAGACGAGAAGTATGGCTGGCCACTGGGTGACCCTGCTGCTGCTGGGCCTTGTAACGCTGTCGGCGTCCTTCCTATTGAACGGGACCACCAAGAAGAAAGGATTTGCTATTTATGCGAAACACTACTACTGTGCGGACTTCGCAGCGCTGAAAGGGACTCACTGGTGGTAAAAATCATTGGATTCTCATTGGTAGCCCTAAtgtgttacttttttttttaacatgacTAAATAAATAAGCATTCCCTTCCCCATTAGAGAAAGGTGCCCACCGAGAAAATGTGCCCTTTTCATGGATTAATTTCACAGATTCACATAACATTTGTGTCATTCAGGACCTTAATTCAGCACAAATTTCTCACCACGCCCTGAAAGCAGCGAGACTTGCGGAGACCAAACATGTCGACCCTATTCTGATGAATGTGACAGGTACGATTGGACGCACGGCACCCAAAAATACATAGACCAGTGCAAGACGGGGGTGTCCGCAGGCTACGTGCCCATGGTGTGGGGCTGGCACAAGAACGGACAGAACAACGGCCACGACTTTGGTCACTATGACACCGTGCTGGGCTTCAACGAACCCAACCACAGAAAACAGGTTTCGATATAACGATTTTTCAACCGGCGTGGGTTTGGTATTTGCGCTGATGCCCAAGCTGGCTCCCCCCTCTTTGAATTTGTGTGAAAACAAGACCTGGCAGTTTAATACATAAAGTTGCGTCAGGCGACATCAAAACATTAGGTCCATCTGTGGGCCTCACAGAGTAAATCACACTGTATAAATTTTCCTCAAGACTGGTAAATCATAATCTTGTCGCAACCCTGCAGGCGAGACAGCGCTGACACATTGTCCTGGTAACTCgcaccaaaataaaactgaattGCATAAAAGGTAATTTCGTGATTTTTGACCTTTAATTTGACATTTTTGAAATCATGAGATGATAAAAAAGATAACGCAGtatttaaaaaagaaatctgTTATTGAACATtagcgctgaaatgcaatcttaTAGTACGGAGTGCGTCATGAGGATGCTTAACCAATAACCaattaaaaataagaaataactACACCCCCACCCTCGTCTGGATTCCTGGTCTATCTGAAAATGATATTTTGTCAAaacatgactaaatgtaaaaaggaccaCCAGTTAGCCCAAAATCAACTAGAGCTGTTTTTTCTACGTATGCGTGAAAGTATGTAAAACTATGCTACAACAACAACCTTTTCTCATTTTAGTCCAACATAACATACGAGCAAGCAGCCCGCTTCTGGCCGGTTTTGGAGAAACAGGCGGGGTCAAGGACACTGGTCAGTCCCTCTGCTGCTCCCTGTGGTAATTCGTGTCAGGGAAACGTCATTCCGTGGTTCACTGGATTCTTCCAAGTACGTGTTGAGCTCGCTTTGATGTCTGTCACTGCTTCCTCTgccgctctctctttcttttgcaaaCTGAcatcagacacagacagggGCACAGTTACAGGCATACACACAAagcacacagaaagacacacggacacaacgatcacacaacacacacacacacacacacacatacattcacatgGAAGCATGGATAAACAGAGAGCCAGAAAGGCTAGTagattccctctctctctctgtctctctctccccctctaattctctctcccctctctctctcccctctctctctccccactctctttttctctctccctctctttctctctctccccctctctctctctctct is part of the Littorina saxatilis isolate snail1 linkage group LG6, US_GU_Lsax_2.0, whole genome shotgun sequence genome and encodes:
- the LOC138969512 gene encoding uncharacterized protein; protein product: MAGHWVTLLLLGLVTLSASFLLNGTTKKKGFAIYAKHYYCADFAALKGTHWWYDWTHGTQKYIDQCKTGVSAGYVPMVWGWHKNGQNNGHDFGHYDTVLGFNEPNHRKQSNITYEQAARFWPVLEKQAGSRTLVSPSAAPCGNSCQGNVIPWFTGFFQECKGCRVDYLATHYYGCNADHAMAYLKDLWNRFHRKIWLTEFNCNQGGKSHILQYMKHILPRLEAAPFVHRYAWFGNHLTDAGLLESNSSALTELGRFYMQF